GCGGGTGTTCGGCGGGCAGGCGTACCTGGCGATTCACGGCGTCCGCGACATCGCGCTGGATTTCGCCTCGAACGGCGCCGGGGCGGTGGTCGTCGCCCTGCTCGTCCGCGAGGTCAGAACTCGATTCCCGGCGGCGCTGGCCCGCGAGATGGACGAGTGAGAATCGAGATACGGCTGGAAGGCTCAGTCGAGACGGTCCAAGACAGCGTCGGGGTCGTACGAGAGCGTCAGCGTCCGCGAGCGGCCGCGTCCCTCGACGTTGGCGTAACTCGCCTCGATGACGCCGAGTTGGTCGAGTTTGTTGATTATCTCCGAGTAGCGCGTGTAGCCGAGTCCGGTGTCGGCGTGGAACGCCTCGAACACCTCGCCCGCCTGCTCGCCGTTGTGTTCGGCGAGCACCTCGACGAGCGCGCGCTCGGAGTCCGAGAGTCCGCGCAGACTGCGCGAAAGGTGAACGTACTTCGACTTGTCGTAGGCCTGCTCGACATCGTCGAGGGTGACCGTCCGACTGGCGCGCATCTCGGCGTTCAACCCCGCGCGGCGGAGTAAGTCGATGCCGACGCGCAGGTCACCGCTCTCAGCGGTGAGTTCCGCGACGCGGTCGAGCTCGGGGTCGCCGATGACGCCGTCGTGGAAGCCGAGACGGACGCGCTCGCGGAGGATGTCGACGATTTCGTCGATGTCGTAGACGGGGAAGTACACCTCTTCGGGCCGGAAGACGCTCTGGACGCGCGTGTCCAGCTCGTCCATGATGTCGAGCGA
This genomic stretch from Haloprofundus salilacus harbors:
- a CDS encoding ORC1-type DNA replication protein, producing the protein MADDPDGGMLSWDETVFRDEHVFEIDYVPETFHHRESQLQSLQYALRPAVRGARPLNTMVRGPPGTGKTTAVQKLFGELRGQTDVRTVRVNCQVDSTRYAVFSRLFESIFEYEPPSSGISFKKLFGQITDRLVEEDDVLVVTLDDVNYLFYENEASDTLYSLLRAHEAHSGARIGVIIISSDLSLDIMDELDTRVQSVFRPEEVYFPVYDIDEIVDILRERVRLGFHDGVIGDPELDRVAELTAESGDLRVGIDLLRRAGLNAEMRASRTVTLDDVEQAYDKSKYVHLSRSLRGLSDSERALVEVLAEHNGEQAGEVFEAFHADTGLGYTRYSEIINKLDQLGVIEASYANVEGRGRSRTLTLSYDPDAVLDRLD